AACAATATGGCTGAGCGTGACAGGGCCGGGGAACCGGCAGCCGGGCAGGCCGCCGGCGTGGACCGGCAGGCGCTCGACGAGGTGGTGCGGTTCACCTCCGAGCTGATCCGGATCGACACCAGCAACGCCGGCGACGGCGCCTGCCGGGAGCGCCCGGCCGCCGAGTACGTCGCCGAGCGGCTGGCCGGGGCCGGGCTGACGCCGACGCTGCTGGAACGCAGCAAGGGCCGCACGAATGTGGTCGCCCGTATCGACGGCACCGACCCCGGGGCCGACGCCCTGCTGGTGCACGGCCATCTGGACGTGGTCCCCGCCGAACCCGCCGACTGGAGCGTGCACCCCTTCTCCGGGGAGGTCCGCGACGGCGTGGTCTGGGGCCGGGGCGCCATCGACATGAAGAACATGGACGCGATGGTGCTCGCCGCCGTACGGCAGTGGGCCCGTAGCGGAGTGCGGCCGCGGCGGGACATCGTGCTGGCGTTCACCGCCGACGAGGAGGCCAGCGCCGAGGACGGCTCGGGCTTCCTCGCCGACCGGCACGCCGGGCTCTTCGAGGGCTGCACCGAGGGCATCAGCGAGTCCGGAGCCTTCACCTTCCACGCGGGCAGCGGGATGCGGCTGTACCCGGTCGCCGCGGGGGAGCGCGGAACGGCCTGGCTGAAGCTGACCGCCCGGGGCCGGGCCGGGCACGGATCGAAGGTCAACCGCGACAACGCCGTCAGCCGGCTGGCCGCGGCCGTGGCCCGGATCGGCGAGCACGAGTGGCCGGTCCGGCTCACCCCGACCGTGCGGGCCGCGCTGCGCGAACTCGCCGCGCTGCACGGCGTCGAGGTGGATGTCGACGCGCCGCGTTTTGATGTCGACGCGCTGCTGGGCAAGCTCGGACCGGCCGCCAAGCTGGTCGAGCCGACCGTCCGCAACAGCGCCAACCCGACGATGCTGTCGGCCGGTTACAAGGTCAACGTGATCCCGGGATCCGCCGTCGCCCAGGTGGACGGCCGGGTGGTTCCCGGCGGCGAGGCGGAGTTCCGTACGACCATGGACGAGCTCACCGGGCCCGACGTGAGCTGGGACTACCAGCATCGCGAGGTCGCGCTCCAGGCCCCGGTCGACTCCCCGGCCTTTGCCGCGATGCGGGCGGCGATCGAGCGCTTCGACCCGGACGGCCATGTCGTGCCGTACTGCATGTCCGGCGGCACGGACGCCAAGCAGTTTTCCCGGCTGGGCATCACCGGCTATGGTTTCTCGCCGCTCAAACTGCCCGAGGGGTTCGACTACCAGGCGCTCTTCCACGGTGTGGACGAGCGGGTGCCGGTCGAAGGACTGCACTTCGGCGTCCGGGTGCTCGATCACTTCCTGCGCACGGTCTGACCGACCGGCCGGCGCCGCGCGCCGACCGGTGGAGGAGAGGAACTGCCCATGGTGACCACGGCTCCGTACGGCAGCTGGGCGTCCCCGATAGATGCCCGCACGGTCGCCGCGCACGACGGCCGGCCCGCCTTTGTCGGGGTGGTCGGCGACGAGGTGTGGTGGACGCAGCCGCGGCCCTCCGAGGGCGGCCGGCGGGCGCTGGTCCGGCTGCGGCCGGACGGCGCCGAGGAGTCGGTGCTGCCCGCACCCTGGAACGTCCGCAGCCGGGTGCTGGAGTACGGCGGCCAGCCCTGGGCCGGCACGGTCACCGAGCACGGACCGCTGGTCGTCTTCAGCAACTTCGCCGACCAGCGGCTGTACGCCTACGCACCGGACAGCGACGAGGCCCCCCGCCCGCTCACTCCGCACTCCGCCGTCGGCGCCGGACTGCGCTGGGCCGATCCGGTGCTGTGCCCGGAGCGCGGTGAGGTCTGGTGCGTCCTGGAGGAGTTCACGGGCGACCGGCCGACCGAGGTGCGCCGGGTGATCGCCGCCGTGCCGCTCGACGGTTCGGCGGCCGAACACCGCGCTTGTGTAAGGGAGTTGACCGATGACCGGCACCGTTTCGTGACCGGTCCGCGGATCTCGGCCGACGGACGGCGGGCCGCGTGGATCGCCTGGGACCACCCGCGGATGCCCTGGGAGGGCACGCTGGCGATGGTGGCCCGGATCACCGGCAAGGGCGAGTTCGAGGACATCCGGCCGCTCGTCGGCGACCTCGGCACCCCCGCGCCGCAAGGCGGTGCGGCCGGCGAGTCCGTCGCGCAGATCGAGTGGGCGGCCGACGGCTCGCTGCTCTTCGTCTCCGACGTCAGCGGCTGGTGGGAGGTGCAGCGCGTCGACCCTGACGCGGTGGGTGACGGCGTGGTGGCGAGCCGCTGCCTGTGCCCGGCCCGGCAGGAGGAGTTCGGCGGGCCGCTGTGGAACGTCGGGCAGCGCTGGTTCCTGCCGCTGGAGAACGGCACCCTCGCGGTGATCCACGGCCGCGGCTCCACCACCCTGGGCATCCTCGACCCGGTGAGCGGTGAACTCGTCGACTCCGCGGGCCCCTGGACGGAATGGGCACCCACCCTCGCCGTGCACGGCAGCCGCGTCCTCGGCATCGCGGCCGGCCCGCACAGCTCGTACGAGATCGTCGAGCTGGACACCTGCACCGGACGCGCCCGGGGGATCGCCGGCCGGCCTGCCGACGTCCTGGACCCGGCCTACTACCCCCGGCCGCAGAGCCGTACCTTCACCGGCCCCGACGGGCGGGACATCCACGCCCACATCTATCCGCCGCACAGCCCCGACCACCGGGCCCCCGACGGCGAGCTGCCGCCCTACGTCGTGTGGGCGCACGGCGGCCCCACCAGCCACGCCCCGCTGGTGCTCGACCTGGAGATCGCCTACTTCACGTCCCGGGGCATCGGTGTCGCCGAGGTCAACTACGGGGGCTCGACGGGCTACGGCCGTGAGTACCGCGAGCGGCTGCGCGGCCAGTGGGGCGTGGTCGACGTCGAGGACTGCGCGGCCGTCGCCCGGGCGCTGGCCGACGGGGGCACCGCCGACCGCGCGCGGCTGGCCATCCGCGGCGGCAGCGCCGGCGGCTGGACCGCCGCCGCCTCGCTGACCGCCACCGACCTCTACGCCTGCGGCACCATCAGCTATCCGATCCTGGACCTGACCGGCTGGGCCACCGGCGAGACCCATGACTTCGAGTCGCGGTATCTGGATTCGCTGGTCGGTCCGCTCGCGGAGGTGCCCGACCGCTACCGCGAGCGCTCGCCGCTGCATCGCGCGGACCGTATCGCCGCGCCGTTCCTGCTGCTCCAGGGCCTGGACGATGTGATCTGCCCGCCGGCGCAGTGCGAGCGGTTCCTCGCCGAGGTCGCCGGGCGCGGCATGCCGCACGCCTATCTGGCCTTCGCCGGGGAGGGGCACGGATTCCGCAGGGAAGAGACCATCGTGCGCGCCGTGGAGGCGGAACTCTCCCTCTACGTCCAGACCTTCGGCCTCACCCGCAGCGATGTCCCGGCGCTGGAGCTGCGCGGATGACGTCCGGGGAGCCGGTGCGGCCGCCGCGACTGCGGCCCGGAGACCGGGTGGCGGTGGTGGCACCCAGCGGCCCCCTCGTGCCGGAGCGGCTGGACCGCGGACTGGACGTACTGCGCGGCTGGGATCTCGACCCCGTCGCCGCGCCCCATGCCAGGGGCACCCACGCCACGCTGGGCTACCTGGCGGCCACCGACGAGGAGCGGGCCCGCGACCTCCAGGAGGCGTGGTGCGATCCCTCCGTCAAGGCGGTGTTCGCGGCCCGCGGCGGCTACGGCGCCCAGCGGATGGTCGATCTGCTGGACTGGGACGCCCTCCGGGCCGCGGCCCCCAAACCGCTGGTCGGCTTCAGCGATGTGACGGTGCTGCACGAGGCGTTCGCGGTG
This Streptomyces decoyicus DNA region includes the following protein-coding sequences:
- a CDS encoding M20/M25/M40 family metallo-hydrolase, with protein sequence MAERDRAGEPAAGQAAGVDRQALDEVVRFTSELIRIDTSNAGDGACRERPAAEYVAERLAGAGLTPTLLERSKGRTNVVARIDGTDPGADALLVHGHLDVVPAEPADWSVHPFSGEVRDGVVWGRGAIDMKNMDAMVLAAVRQWARSGVRPRRDIVLAFTADEEASAEDGSGFLADRHAGLFEGCTEGISESGAFTFHAGSGMRLYPVAAGERGTAWLKLTARGRAGHGSKVNRDNAVSRLAAAVARIGEHEWPVRLTPTVRAALRELAALHGVEVDVDAPRFDVDALLGKLGPAAKLVEPTVRNSANPTMLSAGYKVNVIPGSAVAQVDGRVVPGGEAEFRTTMDELTGPDVSWDYQHREVALQAPVDSPAFAAMRAAIERFDPDGHVVPYCMSGGTDAKQFSRLGITGYGFSPLKLPEGFDYQALFHGVDERVPVEGLHFGVRVLDHFLRTV
- a CDS encoding prolyl oligopeptidase family serine peptidase, which translates into the protein MVTTAPYGSWASPIDARTVAAHDGRPAFVGVVGDEVWWTQPRPSEGGRRALVRLRPDGAEESVLPAPWNVRSRVLEYGGQPWAGTVTEHGPLVVFSNFADQRLYAYAPDSDEAPRPLTPHSAVGAGLRWADPVLCPERGEVWCVLEEFTGDRPTEVRRVIAAVPLDGSAAEHRACVRELTDDRHRFVTGPRISADGRRAAWIAWDHPRMPWEGTLAMVARITGKGEFEDIRPLVGDLGTPAPQGGAAGESVAQIEWAADGSLLFVSDVSGWWEVQRVDPDAVGDGVVASRCLCPARQEEFGGPLWNVGQRWFLPLENGTLAVIHGRGSTTLGILDPVSGELVDSAGPWTEWAPTLAVHGSRVLGIAAGPHSSYEIVELDTCTGRARGIAGRPADVLDPAYYPRPQSRTFTGPDGRDIHAHIYPPHSPDHRAPDGELPPYVVWAHGGPTSHAPLVLDLEIAYFTSRGIGVAEVNYGGSTGYGREYRERLRGQWGVVDVEDCAAVARALADGGTADRARLAIRGGSAGGWTAAASLTATDLYACGTISYPILDLTGWATGETHDFESRYLDSLVGPLAEVPDRYRERSPLHRADRIAAPFLLLQGLDDVICPPAQCERFLAEVAGRGMPHAYLAFAGEGHGFRREETIVRAVEAELSLYVQTFGLTRSDVPALELRG